One genomic segment of Parus major isolate Abel chromosome 10, Parus_major1.1, whole genome shotgun sequence includes these proteins:
- the SLC24A5 gene encoding sodium/potassium/calcium exchanger 5: MRAGARRRAALVLLAALAAWGARAQRPENPAENRTRCVLSSSSEFPEGFFTPQERKDGGIVIYFIIILYMFLAVSIVCDDYFLPSLEIISECLGLSQDVAGATFMAAGSSAPELVTAFLGAFVTKGDIGVSTILGSAIYNLLGISAACGLFSSVVSRLSCWPLFRDCLAYTISAAAVLAMISDNRIYWYESASLLLIYGCYILVLCFDIKINQYLMKKFSPCCACFTKAMEENAEQQPLVGWRDESGPLIRQQSRTDSGIFQDELDYSQLSTSLHGLDEISEDHPNVFTMPEADMKRILWVLSLPIITLLYLTIPDCRRQFWRNWFMVTFLISAAWISAITYVLVWMVTIAGETLGIPESVMGLTLLAAGTSVPDTVASVLVARKGNGDMAMSNIVGSNVFDMLCLGIPWFIKTAFINTSGPIEVNSSGLTYTAISLICSVGFIFLAVHLNGWKIDKKLGTICFVLYLVFTVLSILYELGIIGNNPTRVCGN; the protein is encoded by the exons ATGCGGGCGGGCGCGCGGCGGCGCGCGGCGCTGGTGCTGCTGGCGGCGCTCGCGGCCTGGGGAGCGCGGGCTCAGCGCCCCGAGAACCCCGCGG AAAATCGGACGCGTTGCGTCCTCTCTTCTTCATCGGAGTTTCCTGAAGGATTTTTCACACCGCAGGAGAGGAAGGATGGAGGAATCGTTATCTACTTCATAATTATACTGTACATGTTTTTGGCCGTGTCCATTGTATGCGATGATTACTTCCTACCTTCCTTAGAGATCATCAGTGAAT GCCTTGGCCTCTCACAGGATGTTGCTGGAGCAACTTTTATGGCCGCTGgaagctctgctccagagcttGTCACTGCTTTTCTAG GAGCTTTCGTGACAAAGGGGGATATCGGTGTCAGCACCATCCTTGGATCAGCAATATATAATCTTCTTGGTATTTCTGCAGCTTGTGGGCTGTTTTCCAGTGTG GTTTCGAGGCTATCCTGTTGGCCGCTGTTCAGAGACTGTCTGGCATATACCATCAGTGCAGCAGCGGTCCTTGCGATGATATCTGACAACAGAATTTACTG GTATGAAAGTGCATCCCTATTATTGATATATGGGTGTTATATTCTGGTACTATGTTTTGACATTAAAATCAACCAATACCTCATGAAAAAGTTCAGTCCCTGCTGTGCGTGTTTTACAAAAGCTATGGAAGAgaatgcagagcagcagccactggTTGGATGGAGAGATGAGAGTGGACCTCTAATTCGTCAACAGTCAAGAACAGACAGCGGAATTTTTCAAGATGAGCTGGACTACTCTCAACTTTCAACAAGCTTACACGGGCTCGATGAGATCTCTGAAG aTCATCCAAATGTCTTCACCATGCCTGAAGCAGATATGAAGAGAATTTTGTGGGTGTTATCCCTTCCTATTATCACACTACTCTATTTAACTATACCAGATTGCAGAAGACAGTTTTGGAGAAACTGGTTCATggtgacatttttaatttcagcagcaTGGATTTCTGCAATAACTTATGTTCTTGTATGGATGGTGACAATAGCAG GTGAAACACTGGGTATCCCAGAGTCAGTAATGGGTCTCACATTACTTGCAGCAGGAACAAGTGTGCCAGATACAGTTGCAAGTGTGCTGGTGGCTCGAAAAG GAAATGGAGATATGGCTATGTCTAACATTGTAGGATCCAATGTATTTGACATGCTCTGCTTGGGAATACCCTGGTTTATAAAAACTGCCTTCATAAATACATCGGGACCCATAGAAGTGAACAGCAGTGGTCTGACATACACAGCCATTTCTCTTATCTGttctgttggttttatttttctggcagTTCACCTAAATGGCTggaaaatagataaaaaattGGGAACTATTTGTTTTGTCCTGTACTTAGTATTTACTGTATTATCAATTTTATATGAACTTGGCATCATAGGAAACAATCCTACAAGGGTCTGTGGTAACTAG